One Natrinema marinum genomic window carries:
- a CDS encoding sulfurtransferase, producing the protein MDETVVVSPDWLASRLDDPTVCIVDVRDAWEYDGIGHIPGAVSIPFDSYRDESDVDRGTLPGAEAFADLLGAAGIEPDDTIVAYDDTHGVFAARFVLTALEYGHDDVRLLDGDYSAWNREYETTSDALEIEPTDYEPDPLAPEESPLVGYDAVADALERDALFVDTREKDEFEEARLPGAVRFDWREAVDDETRRLKPEAELEDLLADHGITPDREIVLYCNTARRISHTYVVLQALGYENVAFYEGSLTEWLENDGAVERGPVDE; encoded by the coding sequence ATGGACGAAACCGTCGTCGTCTCCCCCGACTGGCTCGCATCGCGTCTGGACGATCCCACCGTCTGCATCGTCGACGTCAGAGACGCCTGGGAGTACGACGGCATCGGCCACATTCCGGGTGCGGTGAGCATCCCGTTCGACAGCTACCGCGACGAGAGCGACGTCGATCGGGGCACCCTGCCCGGTGCCGAGGCCTTCGCCGATCTGCTGGGGGCGGCGGGGATCGAGCCCGACGACACGATCGTCGCCTACGACGACACCCACGGGGTCTTCGCCGCCCGCTTCGTCCTCACCGCGCTCGAGTACGGCCACGACGACGTGCGCCTGCTCGACGGCGACTACAGCGCCTGGAACCGGGAGTACGAGACCACGAGCGACGCGCTCGAGATCGAACCGACCGACTACGAGCCCGATCCGCTGGCACCCGAGGAGAGCCCGCTGGTCGGCTACGACGCCGTCGCGGACGCCCTCGAGCGCGACGCCCTGTTCGTCGACACCCGCGAGAAAGACGAGTTCGAGGAAGCCCGCCTGCCCGGCGCGGTGCGGTTCGACTGGCGCGAGGCCGTCGACGACGAGACGCGGCGGCTGAAACCCGAAGCCGAACTCGAGGACCTGCTCGCCGACCACGGGATCACCCCGGATCGCGAAATCGTCCTCTACTGTAACACGGCGCGCCGGATCAGCCACACCTACGTCGTCCTGCAAGCGCTGGGCTACGAGAACGTGGCCTTCTACGAGGGGAGCCTGACGGAGTGGCTCGAAAACGACGGCGCAGTCGAGCGCGGCCCGGTCGACGAGTAA
- a CDS encoding sensor histidine kinase — MAERSDSPGPQESDVATAYGRITDAVFAVDEEWRLTFCNERTERLLERSETELLGTVVWDGVPEAVGSALRDEYERAMRTQEPVAFETVSESLAASLDGRAYPSETGLTVSIRIGSERTRRAARLRDRERALQDAYEVIADPDRPFTDQIESLLSVVRQTIGTDYATLSHVHEDADEYIFEAVDAPANADLEAGDATALSATNCERVVNAERTLVLEDVDADAPELADRTGNAEWGISCYLGTPVSVGDEVYGTFCFYDMEARVEEFTDWEVTFVELLGNWVSAELERRQYERDLEASNERLEQFAYTASHDLKEPLRMVSSYLSLVEDRYGDDLDSDGREFIAYAVDGAERMREMIDGLLAYSRVETQGDPFEPVDLDAVLEDVRSDLRFKLAETDATLSSESLPRVEGDADQLRQVFQNLLTNAITYSGDEPPTIRVAASRAESDWLVSVSDEGIGIDPDDRERIFDVFERLHSHEEHAGTGIGLALCRRIVERHGGEIWVDTEPGEGATFRFTLPTVDGDDS; from the coding sequence ATGGCCGAGCGATCGGACTCGCCCGGACCGCAGGAAAGCGACGTTGCGACGGCCTATGGGCGTATCACCGACGCCGTCTTCGCGGTCGACGAGGAGTGGCGGTTGACGTTCTGCAACGAGCGAACCGAGCGGTTGCTCGAGCGATCGGAGACGGAGTTACTCGGAACGGTCGTCTGGGACGGCGTCCCCGAGGCGGTCGGTTCGGCGCTTCGGGACGAGTACGAGCGGGCGATGCGGACCCAGGAACCGGTCGCGTTCGAAACCGTCTCCGAGTCGCTCGCCGCCAGCCTCGACGGGCGTGCGTATCCCTCCGAAACGGGGCTGACGGTTTCGATACGGATCGGCAGCGAGCGCACGCGGCGGGCGGCACGACTCCGGGACCGCGAACGGGCACTGCAAGACGCCTACGAAGTGATCGCGGACCCCGATCGGCCGTTCACCGACCAGATCGAGTCGCTGCTGAGCGTCGTCCGGCAGACGATCGGCACGGACTACGCGACGCTGTCTCATGTCCACGAGGACGCCGACGAGTACATCTTCGAGGCCGTCGACGCGCCCGCCAACGCCGACTTGGAGGCCGGTGACGCCACCGCGCTGTCCGCGACGAACTGCGAACGCGTCGTCAACGCCGAACGGACGCTGGTCCTCGAGGACGTCGACGCGGACGCGCCGGAACTCGCCGACCGGACCGGGAACGCCGAGTGGGGCATCTCCTGCTATCTCGGCACGCCGGTCTCGGTCGGCGACGAGGTGTACGGCACGTTCTGCTTCTACGACATGGAGGCGCGGGTCGAGGAGTTCACCGACTGGGAGGTCACGTTCGTCGAACTGCTCGGCAACTGGGTGAGCGCCGAACTCGAGCGCCGGCAGTACGAGCGCGACCTCGAGGCGTCGAACGAACGGCTCGAGCAGTTCGCGTACACCGCCTCCCACGATCTCAAAGAACCGCTGCGAATGGTCTCCAGTTACCTCTCGCTCGTCGAGGATCGCTACGGTGACGACCTCGATTCCGACGGTCGGGAGTTCATCGCGTACGCCGTCGACGGCGCCGAGCGCATGCGCGAGATGATCGACGGCCTGCTCGCCTATTCCAGGGTCGAGACGCAGGGCGACCCCTTCGAGCCCGTCGATCTCGACGCCGTGCTCGAGGACGTGCGGAGCGATCTGCGGTTCAAGCTCGCGGAGACCGACGCGACGCTCTCGAGCGAGTCGTTACCTCGCGTCGAGGGAGACGCGGATCAGTTGCGGCAAGTGTTCCAGAACCTGCTAACGAACGCGATCACGTACAGCGGCGACGAGCCGCCGACGATTCGCGTCGCGGCCAGCCGAGCGGAAAGCGACTGGCTCGTCTCGGTCAGCGACGAGGGGATCGGCATCGATCCCGACGACCGGGAACGGATCTTCGACGTCTTCGAGCGGCTCCACAGCCACGAGGAACACGCCGGGACGGGGATCGGGCTCGCGCTCTGTCGGCGTATCGTCGAGCGCCACGGCGGCGAGATCTGGGTCGATACCGAGCCCGGAGAGGGGGCGACGTTTCGGTTCACGCTACCGACCGTCGACGGAGACGACTCCTGA
- a CDS encoding dihydrolipoyl dehydrogenase, translating into MDEYDIVVVGGGSGSQVATAAAEQGLEAAVIERGPLGGACVTRGCVPSKALIHRADVVSELRRADAFGVHAELTGIDYDEITTAIRDTVFQKADNQATSLRENENVALYRGEGRFVDDRTLEVEPTEAEAGSATEDGGNGGTVRGEHVVIAVGSRPMVPPIDGLEDVDYLTSDDALFLDERPDDLVIVGGGYIGAELGYFFAALGTAVSIVGRSDRLVPREDDDVSAAVTDSLETYCDVYTSYKAASVDETGAGGITVTAESAADGSGDGDSDETIELEADGLLLATGRRPNTDTLELEAAGVETDDEGYVETDGRLETTADRVWALGDVLGEQPFKHAADYESSVVAANILNGEARTASDSRAAKPRDDAGKEVDYRAMPHAIFTDPRVASVGLTEGELEDEGREYEAVTTPYGAAPLGMILEADEAFVKALAAPDGEILGCHIVGPQAATLLHEVVVAMDSADGTVEDVAKPVHVHPALNEVVYSAFDELSDTTYSTAPDWRDVSSG; encoded by the coding sequence ATGGACGAATACGACATCGTCGTCGTCGGCGGGGGATCGGGAAGCCAGGTCGCCACCGCGGCGGCCGAGCAGGGCCTCGAAGCGGCCGTGATCGAGCGCGGCCCGCTCGGAGGAGCCTGCGTCACGCGGGGCTGTGTCCCCTCGAAGGCACTGATCCACCGGGCCGACGTAGTCAGCGAACTGCGCCGCGCCGACGCGTTCGGCGTGCACGCGGAGCTGACCGGGATCGATTACGACGAAATCACGACCGCGATTCGCGACACGGTCTTCCAGAAGGCGGACAATCAGGCCACGAGCCTCCGAGAGAACGAGAACGTCGCCCTCTACCGGGGCGAGGGGCGATTCGTCGACGACCGAACGCTCGAGGTCGAGCCGACAGAAGCCGAGGCGGGGAGCGCCACCGAAGACGGTGGGAATGGCGGAACGGTACGCGGCGAACACGTCGTCATCGCCGTCGGGAGCCGGCCGATGGTCCCGCCGATCGACGGGCTCGAGGATGTCGATTATCTCACGAGCGACGACGCGCTCTTTCTCGACGAGCGGCCCGATGACCTCGTGATCGTCGGCGGCGGCTACATCGGTGCCGAACTGGGCTACTTCTTCGCCGCGTTGGGGACCGCGGTCTCGATCGTCGGCCGCAGCGACCGGCTCGTCCCCCGCGAGGACGACGACGTGAGCGCGGCCGTGACCGACTCGCTCGAGACCTACTGTGACGTCTACACGAGCTATAAAGCGGCCTCGGTCGACGAGACCGGGGCCGGCGGCATCACGGTGACCGCCGAATCCGCGGCCGACGGGAGCGGCGACGGTGACAGCGACGAGACCATCGAACTCGAGGCCGACGGCCTCCTGCTGGCGACGGGCCGCCGTCCGAACACCGACACGCTCGAGCTCGAGGCGGCCGGCGTCGAAACGGACGACGAGGGCTACGTCGAGACCGACGGGCGACTCGAGACGACCGCGGACAGGGTCTGGGCGCTCGGTGACGTTCTCGGCGAGCAACCGTTCAAGCACGCGGCCGACTACGAATCGAGCGTCGTCGCTGCAAACATCCTCAACGGCGAAGCGCGTACCGCCTCGGACAGCCGAGCGGCGAAGCCACGAGACGACGCGGGGAAAGAAGTCGACTATCGGGCCATGCCCCACGCAATCTTCACCGATCCGCGGGTCGCGAGCGTCGGGCTGACGGAAGGAGAACTCGAGGACGAGGGCCGCGAGTACGAGGCCGTGACCACGCCCTACGGGGCCGCGCCGCTGGGGATGATCCTCGAGGCCGACGAGGCGTTCGTGAAGGCACTCGCCGCGCCGGACGGCGAGATCCTGGGTTGTCACATTGTCGGCCCCCAGGCGGCGACGTTGCTCCACGAGGTCGTCGTCGCGATGGACAGCGCCGACGGGACCGTCGAGGACGTGGCGAAGCCGGTTCACGTTCATCCGGCGCTGAACGAGGTCGTGTATTCGGCGTTCGACGAACTCTCCGACACGACGTACTCGACGGCCCCGGACTGGCGGGACGTGAGCAGCGGATAG
- a CDS encoding type II toxin-antitoxin system HicB family antitoxin, giving the protein MSSDADVDPSEYEALADADVTMRQNEHGLHIADDEVTGVSSQGQTPEEALANLAAAVDSYKEAVDDDPGDDWL; this is encoded by the coding sequence ATGAGTTCCGACGCAGACGTCGACCCCTCGGAGTACGAGGCGCTCGCGGACGCGGACGTGACGATGCGACAGAACGAGCACGGGCTCCACATCGCCGACGACGAGGTCACCGGCGTCTCGAGCCAGGGCCAGACGCCCGAGGAAGCGCTGGCGAACCTCGCGGCGGCGGTCGACTCCTACAAGGAGGCGGTGGACGACGATCCGGGCGACGACTGGCTTTGA
- a CDS encoding signal recognition particle protein Srp54: protein MVLDDLGSSLRGTLDKLRGKSRLSEEDVEEIVKEIQRSLLSADVDVSLVMALSDNIKERALEEEPPAGTPARDFVLRIVYEELVDLIGESTELPLEEQTILLAGLQGSGKTTSAAKMAWWFSTKGLRPAVIQTDTFRPGAYDQAAEMAERAEVDFYGNPDNDDPVEIARKGLEETSEADVHIVDTAGRHALEDDLIDEIEQIESVVDPDTSLLVLDAAIGQGAKDQAQQFDESIGIDGVVITKLDGTAKGGGALTAVDQTDSSIAFLGTGEEVQDIERFEPDGFISRLLGMGDLSQLAERVERAMQQTDIEEDDWDPEDMLQGQFTLKDMQKQMEAMNNMGPLDQVMDMIPGFGGGIKDQLPDDAMDVTQERMRTFSVIMDSMTDAEKEYPKAIGASQIERIARGSGTSEEEVRQLLQQYKMMERTIKQFQGMGSDQEMQRMMKQMQQGGGGGGGMGGMGPFG from the coding sequence ATGGTACTCGACGATCTCGGGAGTTCTCTGCGGGGCACTCTGGACAAGCTCCGCGGGAAGTCGCGGCTCAGCGAGGAAGACGTCGAGGAGATCGTCAAGGAGATCCAGCGCTCTTTGCTCTCCGCCGACGTCGACGTCTCGCTCGTGATGGCGCTCTCGGACAACATCAAAGAACGCGCACTCGAGGAGGAACCCCCCGCCGGCACCCCGGCGCGGGACTTCGTCCTCCGCATCGTCTACGAGGAACTGGTCGACCTCATCGGCGAGTCGACCGAGTTGCCACTCGAGGAACAGACCATCCTGCTCGCGGGGCTGCAGGGGTCCGGTAAGACCACGTCCGCGGCGAAGATGGCCTGGTGGTTCTCGACGAAGGGGCTGCGCCCGGCGGTTATCCAGACCGACACCTTCCGGCCCGGCGCGTACGATCAGGCCGCGGAGATGGCCGAGCGCGCCGAGGTCGACTTCTACGGGAATCCGGACAACGACGATCCCGTCGAGATCGCCCGGAAGGGCCTCGAGGAGACCAGCGAAGCCGACGTGCACATCGTGGACACGGCCGGTCGCCACGCGCTCGAGGACGACCTGATCGACGAGATCGAGCAGATCGAGAGCGTCGTCGACCCCGACACCTCGCTGCTCGTCCTCGACGCCGCGATCGGGCAGGGCGCGAAAGACCAGGCCCAGCAGTTCGACGAGTCGATCGGGATCGACGGCGTCGTCATCACGAAGTTAGACGGGACCGCGAAGGGTGGCGGCGCGCTGACCGCGGTCGACCAGACCGACTCCTCGATCGCCTTCCTCGGCACCGGCGAGGAGGTTCAGGACATCGAGCGCTTCGAGCCCGACGGCTTCATCTCGCGCCTGCTCGGCATGGGCGACCTCTCGCAACTCGCCGAACGCGTCGAGCGCGCCATGCAGCAGACCGACATCGAGGAGGACGACTGGGACCCCGAGGACATGCTGCAGGGCCAGTTCACCCTCAAGGACATGCAAAAGCAGATGGAGGCGATGAACAACATGGGGCCGCTCGATCAAGTGATGGACATGATCCCCGGCTTCGGCGGCGGGATCAAAGATCAGCTCCCCGACGACGCGATGGACGTCACCCAAGAGCGGATGCGCACCTTCAGCGTGATCATGGACTCGATGACCGACGCCGAAAAGGAGTATCCGAAGGCCATCGGCGCGAGCCAGATCGAGCGCATCGCCCGCGGCTCGGGCACCAGCGAGGAGGAGGTCCGACAGCTGCTCCAGCAGTACAAGATGATGGAACGCACCATCAAGCAGTTCCAAGGAATGGGCTCCGACCAGGAGATGCAGCGCATGATGAAACAGATGCAACAGGGCGGCGGTGGCGGCGGTGGCATGGGCGGCATGGGTCCGTTCGGATAA
- a CDS encoding CBS domain-containing protein → MHDTIPVAEIMVETVVTAAPDATATEAATLMRNERVSSVVVVRDGEPVGIVTEGDFATELCERKDLGRLELSAVMASPLTTITPTASIVDAVDLLRSTGIEHLPVVEDGDDRDTLAGILTTTELTYYVPHLARGPGHNEPEPARRRVRTDTLYERDDWEFEYRGADETTVSVGDIARFSKTLSEDDVEAFAEVTGDTNRVHLDAAYAAETRFGERIVHGVLANGLISAALARLPGLTIYLSQESSFRAPLSVGDRATAVCEVVEDLGRAKYRIETTVFDGDDTPVLEGDAVVLVDELPPTAARERDASAIQ, encoded by the coding sequence ATGCACGACACGATACCCGTCGCCGAGATTATGGTCGAGACCGTCGTCACGGCTGCACCGGATGCGACCGCGACAGAAGCGGCGACGCTGATGCGCAACGAGCGCGTGAGTTCGGTGGTCGTCGTCCGGGACGGCGAGCCCGTCGGCATCGTCACCGAAGGCGACTTCGCGACTGAACTCTGCGAGCGGAAGGACCTCGGCCGCCTCGAGCTGTCGGCGGTCATGGCGAGTCCGCTGACGACGATCACACCGACTGCCTCGATCGTCGACGCCGTCGACCTGTTGCGGTCGACCGGGATCGAGCACTTGCCAGTGGTCGAGGACGGCGACGACCGCGACACGCTCGCGGGCATTCTTACGACGACCGAGCTCACCTACTACGTGCCACATCTGGCACGCGGGCCAGGTCACAACGAGCCCGAGCCGGCGCGGCGACGCGTTCGCACCGATACCCTCTACGAGCGCGACGACTGGGAGTTCGAATACCGCGGCGCGGACGAGACGACCGTCTCAGTCGGCGACATCGCCCGCTTTTCGAAGACCCTCTCCGAGGACGATGTCGAGGCGTTCGCGGAGGTGACGGGCGATACCAACCGCGTCCACCTCGACGCGGCCTACGCCGCCGAAACGCGATTCGGCGAGCGGATCGTCCACGGCGTCCTCGCGAACGGGCTGATCAGCGCCGCGCTCGCGCGGCTGCCGGGGCTGACGATCTATCTCTCACAGGAGAGTAGCTTCCGCGCCCCGCTCTCGGTCGGCGATCGAGCCACCGCCGTCTGTGAGGTCGTCGAGGATCTCGGCCGGGCGAAATACCGGATCGAGACGACCGTCTTCGACGGCGACGACACCCCGGTCCTCGAGGGCGACGCGGTCGTCCTCGTCGACGAACTGCCGCCGACGGCGGCCCGCGAGCGCGACGCGTCGGCGATACAGTGA
- a CDS encoding RNA-binding domain-containing protein, giving the protein MSDIYRVDVEITAPVYDTEVTSRVIDAVANVFPTADIEEEFGEVRGEAHALDHFSDLLHRQEILDTARGEFFANREGDTFSFALKKQAAFEDRVNFSVGEPDELGEISVRVRVDEPSLEAYIDHIAPPTEDGRPVDA; this is encoded by the coding sequence ATGAGCGACATCTACCGCGTCGACGTCGAGATCACGGCACCGGTCTACGACACCGAGGTCACGAGCCGCGTGATCGACGCCGTCGCGAACGTGTTCCCCACCGCCGACATCGAGGAGGAGTTCGGCGAGGTCCGGGGCGAGGCCCACGCGCTCGATCACTTCTCGGACCTGCTGCACCGCCAGGAGATCCTCGACACCGCCCGCGGCGAGTTCTTCGCGAACCGCGAGGGCGATACCTTCTCCTTCGCGCTCAAAAAGCAGGCGGCCTTCGAGGACCGCGTGAACTTCTCGGTCGGCGAACCCGACGAACTCGGCGAGATCTCGGTTCGGGTGCGGGTCGACGAACCGAGCCTCGAGGCGTACATCGACCACATCGCGCCGCCGACCGAGGACGGCCGGCCGGTCGACGCCTGA
- a CDS encoding AAA family ATPase, translating to MHVIGTVGLPGSGKGEAATVAREDGIPVVTMGDVVRQETADRGLDPTKDHGTVAQALREENGPTAIAERSLPMIEDRLEDHETVLVDGLRSDVEVDVFEAEFGDAFTLVSIEAPFDLRAERIDDRGRDASEDDGGEGLAARDERERGFGMDDAMARADVVIENTDSLEAFRERVRAIIREGIDDEKAADPELEP from the coding sequence ATGCACGTCATCGGAACGGTGGGACTCCCCGGGAGCGGTAAGGGCGAGGCCGCCACCGTCGCACGCGAAGACGGGATCCCGGTGGTGACGATGGGCGACGTCGTTCGCCAGGAGACGGCCGACCGCGGCCTCGATCCCACGAAGGATCACGGCACGGTCGCGCAGGCGTTACGCGAGGAGAACGGCCCGACGGCAATCGCCGAGCGGTCGCTGCCCATGATCGAGGACCGCCTCGAGGACCACGAGACGGTGCTGGTCGACGGCCTCCGCTCGGACGTGGAGGTCGACGTCTTCGAAGCCGAGTTTGGCGACGCGTTCACGCTGGTCAGCATCGAGGCTCCCTTCGACCTCCGCGCGGAGCGGATCGACGACCGCGGCCGGGACGCGAGCGAGGACGACGGCGGCGAGGGGCTGGCCGCCCGCGACGAGCGCGAACGGGGCTTCGGGATGGACGACGCGATGGCCCGCGCCGACGTGGTCATCGAGAACACCGACTCGCTCGAGGCGTTCCGCGAGCGGGTCCGGGCGATCATCCGGGAGGGGATCGACGACGAGAAAGCCGCCGACCCCGAACTGGAACCATGA
- a CDS encoding type IV pilin, with protein MNSNDDSNTREDTDGDRAVSPVIGVILMVAITVILAAVIATAVLELGQTQTVSASAGVAISQNSSSGDVTATWVQDDRTSGTLTVVEGASSCSSATLDSVGDSITCDGSSALTITAEYEGSNTTVATWEP; from the coding sequence ATGAATTCGAACGACGATAGCAACACGCGGGAGGACACCGACGGAGACCGAGCAGTATCACCCGTGATCGGGGTTATTCTCATGGTCGCGATCACCGTGATTCTCGCTGCCGTGATCGCGACGGCCGTCCTCGAGCTCGGCCAGACCCAGACCGTGAGCGCGTCGGCAGGGGTGGCGATCTCCCAGAACTCGAGCAGCGGGGACGTAACCGCGACGTGGGTGCAAGACGACCGAACGAGCGGGACGCTCACCGTCGTCGAAGGAGCGAGTTCGTGCTCGAGTGCGACGCTGGATAGTGTCGGGGACAGCATCACCTGTGACGGCAGTTCGGCGCTCACGATCACCGCCGAATACGAGGGCTCGAACACCACGGTCGCAACCTGGGAGCCCTAA
- a CDS encoding NAD(P)/FAD-dependent oxidoreductase — MSDETTADDASVIVVGGGPAGLSAALFTAKNGLETTVFDADGTWMHKAHLFNYLGIGSVGGSEFMATARQQVDDFGADRRQGEEVTAVSESGDGFAVETEEGSYEADYVVLATGANRDLAEELGCELTEEGPVEVGVSMETSVDGAYATGAMVRAEEWQAAIAVGDGAAAALNILSAVKGEHFHDFDVPADAERVFGEHLAE; from the coding sequence ATGAGCGACGAGACGACTGCGGACGATGCGAGCGTAATCGTTGTCGGTGGCGGCCCCGCCGGACTGAGCGCGGCGCTGTTCACCGCGAAAAACGGCCTCGAGACGACCGTCTTCGATGCGGACGGGACGTGGATGCACAAGGCCCACCTGTTCAACTACCTCGGGATCGGCTCCGTCGGCGGCAGCGAGTTCATGGCGACGGCCCGCCAGCAGGTCGACGACTTCGGTGCTGACCGCCGACAGGGCGAAGAGGTGACCGCGGTCAGCGAGTCCGGTGACGGCTTCGCCGTCGAAACCGAGGAAGGCAGCTACGAGGCCGATTACGTCGTCCTCGCGACGGGCGCGAACCGCGACCTCGCGGAGGAATTGGGCTGTGAGCTGACCGAAGAGGGCCCCGTCGAGGTCGGCGTCTCGATGGAGACCAGCGTCGACGGCGCGTACGCGACCGGCGCGATGGTCCGCGCCGAGGAGTGGCAGGCCGCCATCGCCGTCGGCGACGGGGCCGCCGCAGCACTCAACATCCTCTCCGCCGTAAAGGGCGAACACTTCCACGACTTCGACGTGCCCGCCGACGCCGAGCGCGTCTTCGGCGAACACCTCGCGGAGTAG
- a CDS encoding VOC family protein, with translation MSNESTNPVTPELPDSPVHTTGTDHITIWGSNEADTIEFYRDLLGMPLVLRQPNLDDPSQTHLFFDTGDGRILTFFVSDDRPSNQRGQRGGVGAVHHLCFSIAPDEYEDTMDALEAAGYHYNVFDRGIFHSIYTRDNNGLVIELSTDKYEIPDDRRGEVLAKAQELREEDGAEYAKDEHLRGAIEALGLEVVEHDLPDASAGVGGVE, from the coding sequence ATGTCTAACGAATCCACCAATCCAGTCACGCCGGAACTGCCCGACAGCCCCGTCCACACGACGGGTACCGACCACATCACCATCTGGGGGAGCAACGAGGCCGACACGATCGAGTTCTACCGCGATCTGCTCGGTATGCCGCTGGTCCTGCGCCAGCCGAACTTAGACGATCCGTCCCAGACCCACCTGTTCTTCGATACGGGCGACGGGCGCATCCTGACCTTTTTCGTCAGCGACGACCGCCCGTCGAACCAGCGCGGCCAGCGCGGCGGCGTCGGGGCCGTCCACCACCTCTGTTTCAGCATCGCGCCCGACGAGTACGAGGATACGATGGACGCCTTAGAGGCGGCCGGCTACCACTACAACGTCTTCGACCGGGGCATCTTCCACTCGATCTACACCCGCGACAACAACGGGCTCGTGATCGAGCTCTCGACGGACAAGTACGAGATCCCCGATGACCGCCGCGGCGAGGTGCTGGCCAAAGCCCAGGAACTCCGTGAGGAAGACGGCGCAGAGTACGCCAAGGACGAACACCTCCGCGGCGCGATCGAAGCGCTCGGCCTCGAGGTCGTCGAACACGACCTTCCCGACGCCAGCGCCGGCGTCGGTGGTGTCGAATGA
- a CDS encoding alpha/beta hydrolase: protein MSAGADGDGPHQGQQLVTGGTDLEDAEAALVLTHGRGATARGMIQMADEFHREGVAFLAPQAARQTWYPNSFLAPVERNEPGRSSGLRAITDAIERANAAGIPAERVILVGFSQGGCLASEYIARNPRRYGGLAALSGGLIGEELDDEYPGDLEATPVFLGCSDVDPHIPEERVHDTAAVFESMHADVTKRLYEGMGHGINEDELEFVSGMVADLVD from the coding sequence ATGAGTGCCGGCGCGGACGGAGACGGCCCCCACCAGGGCCAGCAACTCGTCACCGGCGGCACCGACCTCGAGGACGCCGAGGCGGCGCTCGTGCTCACCCACGGCCGCGGAGCGACGGCGCGCGGCATGATCCAGATGGCAGACGAGTTCCACCGGGAGGGCGTCGCCTTCCTCGCGCCGCAGGCGGCTCGCCAGACCTGGTACCCGAACTCGTTTCTCGCGCCCGTCGAACGCAACGAGCCCGGCCGATCGTCGGGCTTGCGGGCGATCACGGACGCCATCGAGCGGGCCAACGCTGCCGGAATTCCGGCCGAACGGGTCATACTCGTCGGCTTCTCGCAAGGGGGCTGTCTGGCCAGCGAGTACATCGCGCGCAACCCGCGGCGGTACGGCGGACTGGCCGCCCTCAGCGGCGGGCTAATCGGCGAAGAACTCGACGACGAGTACCCCGGCGACCTCGAGGCAACTCCCGTCTTCCTCGGCTGTAGCGACGTCGACCCACACATCCCCGAAGAGCGGGTCCACGACACGGCCGCCGTCTTCGAATCGATGCACGCCGACGTGACCAAACGCCTCTACGAGGGGATGGGCCACGGCATCAACGAGGACGAACTCGAGTTCGTCTCGGGAATGGTCGCGGATCTGGTCGACTGA